In Oleiharenicola lentus, the following are encoded in one genomic region:
- a CDS encoding LysR family transcriptional regulator, with the protein MNVHHLELFYYVAKHGGISAAVRKIPYGIQQPAVSGQVGNLEKELGVRLFERSPFRLTPAGERLYAHVQPFFEGLASVASEVKSVAHPELRICGAELVLRDHLPVILKQMKTRFPKLRFSLRTMGYQSQVEEWLREGQADVAFLPVYERVPTGLKMTRIASFPLVLQVPKSSKLRSAAELFAQKRIAEPLICLEPRSNVVQRFFQELKAQGATWPHVVEATSLDLVTRYVANGDGIGLNVLVDRNARPKDVRIVPLPGFSPLTMGAIWRGQASETVQAVVEDVRAYAKATWPDWVCAE; encoded by the coding sequence ATGAACGTCCACCATCTCGAACTGTTCTACTACGTGGCCAAGCATGGCGGGATCAGCGCGGCGGTGCGCAAGATTCCTTACGGCATCCAGCAGCCGGCGGTGAGCGGACAGGTGGGCAATTTGGAGAAGGAGCTGGGCGTGCGGCTGTTTGAGCGCAGTCCCTTCCGCCTGACGCCGGCCGGCGAGCGGCTTTACGCGCATGTGCAGCCGTTTTTCGAGGGACTCGCGAGCGTGGCCAGCGAGGTGAAATCCGTGGCGCACCCGGAACTGCGCATCTGCGGCGCGGAGCTCGTGCTGCGCGACCACCTGCCGGTGATCCTGAAGCAGATGAAGACGCGCTTCCCCAAGCTGCGCTTCAGCCTGCGCACGATGGGCTACCAGTCGCAGGTCGAGGAGTGGCTGCGCGAAGGGCAGGCCGATGTGGCGTTCCTGCCGGTGTATGAGCGCGTGCCGACCGGATTAAAGATGACGCGCATCGCCTCTTTCCCGCTGGTGTTGCAGGTCCCGAAGTCGTCGAAGCTCAGGAGCGCGGCCGAGCTTTTCGCCCAGAAACGGATCGCCGAGCCGCTCATCTGCCTCGAGCCTCGGTCCAACGTGGTGCAACGCTTCTTTCAGGAACTGAAGGCCCAGGGCGCGACCTGGCCGCACGTGGTGGAGGCGACCTCGCTCGACCTGGTCACGCGCTACGTGGCCAACGGTGACGGCATCGGCCTGAACGTGCTCGTGGACCGCAACGCGCGACCCAAGGACGTGCGCATCGTGCCGCTGCCAGGGTTTTCGCCGCTCACCATGGGTGCGATCTGGCGCGGGCAAGCCTCAGAGACCGTGCAGGCCGTGGTTGAAGACGTTCGCGCCTACGCCAAGGCGACATGGCCGGACTGGGTGTGCGCGGAGTAG
- a CDS encoding fatty acid desaturase CarF family protein, protein MLINSRPFAGSVILAALRATPGAQPKQKAMNLLFSLLLIAVQIVLIVGLADFVAGLVHWAEDAYFTEDTPVIGKHVIVPNIVHHHLPRYFTRLSWWQSSRLLVLGGLVLIAGAWPLGLLSWQLLLFVAVSVNANEIHKMAHRTRAENGRFISKLQDWRILQTARHHGLHHADPKNTYYCPVTNFVNPLLERIEFWPRLEEFIERSTGVAHRHDTAVRGQGPGPDWLESFRPKPAATAPRPCGRNCPGCPRCAMQGQRLAA, encoded by the coding sequence ATGCTTATCAACTCACGGCCTTTCGCGGGTTCGGTTATTCTCGCGGCGCTCCGGGCCACCCCCGGCGCACAACCCAAACAGAAAGCCATGAACCTCCTGTTCTCCCTGCTCCTGATCGCCGTCCAGATCGTGCTCATCGTCGGCCTCGCCGACTTCGTCGCCGGCCTCGTCCACTGGGCCGAAGACGCCTATTTCACCGAGGACACGCCGGTGATTGGCAAGCATGTGATCGTGCCCAACATCGTGCACCATCACCTGCCGCGTTACTTCACCCGTCTGTCGTGGTGGCAGAGTTCGCGCCTCCTCGTCCTCGGCGGCCTGGTGTTGATCGCCGGCGCCTGGCCGCTGGGCCTGCTGTCGTGGCAGCTGCTGCTCTTCGTCGCCGTCAGCGTGAACGCCAACGAAATCCACAAGATGGCCCACCGCACGCGGGCCGAAAACGGCCGGTTCATCTCCAAGCTCCAGGACTGGCGCATCCTCCAGACGGCGCGTCACCACGGCCTGCATCACGCCGACCCCAAGAACACCTACTACTGCCCGGTTACCAACTTCGTGAACCCCCTGCTGGAGCGCATCGAGTTCTGGCCGCGCCTGGAGGAGTTTATCGAGCGCAGCACCGGAGTGGCCCATCGCCATGACACCGCGGTGCGCGGCCAGGGCCCCGGCCCGGACTGGCTGGAATCTTTCCGCCCGAAACCTGCCGCGACCGCCCCCCGCCCCTGCGGGCGCAACTGCCCGGGCTGCCCGCGTTGTGCTATGCAAGGACAGCGGTTGGCGGCATAG
- a CDS encoding TatD family hydrolase → MPPLYDAHQHFHFDPLTPHRATILADLRAMGLRRAVVNATNEEEWPVVAALAREHSWVVPSHGIHPWDCGNRSPAWLSKLRTALQADPAAGVGEIGLDRWIVDGVRPDDPRIAGLRVAPMDEQAEVFAAQLALAAELNRPASIHCVQAFGALLDVLKATPLPARGFLLHGYGGPAEMVKPFADLGACFSFNIELLQPRHHARLDNFRNLPADRLLVETDAPTKPPPAELNRFPLPPGPEGEINHPANLVVAYEQLAILRGQPLTLLATQVEQNFRRLFL, encoded by the coding sequence GTGCCGCCGCTCTACGACGCCCACCAGCATTTCCATTTTGACCCGTTGACCCCGCATCGCGCGACCATCCTGGCCGACCTCCGGGCGATGGGTCTGCGCCGGGCGGTCGTCAACGCCACCAACGAGGAGGAGTGGCCGGTGGTCGCCGCGCTTGCCCGCGAACACTCCTGGGTTGTCCCGAGCCACGGCATTCACCCTTGGGACTGCGGGAACCGTTCACCCGCCTGGCTCTCAAAATTGCGCACCGCCTTGCAGGCCGATCCGGCGGCCGGGGTCGGCGAGATCGGGCTCGATCGCTGGATTGTGGACGGCGTGCGCCCCGACGACCCGCGCATCGCCGGCCTGCGGGTGGCGCCGATGGACGAACAGGCCGAGGTCTTTGCCGCCCAGCTGGCTCTCGCCGCCGAACTCAACCGCCCCGCCTCGATCCACTGCGTCCAGGCCTTCGGCGCGTTGCTTGATGTGCTCAAGGCCACTCCGCTCCCCGCGCGCGGTTTCCTGCTGCACGGCTACGGCGGACCGGCCGAGATGGTTAAGCCCTTCGCCGACCTCGGCGCCTGTTTTTCCTTCAACATCGAGCTGCTGCAGCCGCGCCACCACGCCAGACTCGACAATTTCCGGAATCTCCCGGCCGACCGGCTGCTGGTCGAGACCGACGCGCCGACCAAGCCACCTCCCGCGGAACTGAACCGCTTCCCGCTGCCGCCCGGACCCGAGGGCGAAATCAACCACCCGGCCAACCTCGTGGTCGCCTACGAACAGCTCGCCATCCTGCGCGGACAACCGCTCACCCTGCTCGCCACCCAAGTGGAACAGAACTTCCGCCGGCTCTTCCTCTGA
- a CDS encoding nitronate monooxygenase: MTTNNPTIIQGGMGVGVSGWRLARAVAQAGQLGVVSGTALPLVLARQLQLGDPDGDLARAAVRFPRPDVVERVWSAYFVPGGKPTDAPFKAVPMPSLHPSQAFLDLAVLAAFVEVALAKEGHAGPVGINLLEKIQTPTLPTLFGAMLAGVDYVLMGAGIPRAIPGVLDGLARGESVELKLDITGALETDDCQSRFDPRPYLGSAPPARPRFLPIISSATLALTLARKSNGRVDGFVVEGPLAGGHNAPPRGALTLTESGEPIYGPRDVPELPKIRDLGLPFWLAGSCADPGKLAEARAAGAAGVQVGTAFAFCEESGLLPDLKRKVCALSRSLGALKVRTDPRASPTGFPFKVLQLLGTLSDEVRVAARERICDLGYLRELYRKPDGSVGYRCAGEPVEDYVRKGGTVEDTQGRLCLCNGLMANIGLGQLRFGKAEDPLITAGDDVANLARFLPAGIDSYRAADVIRWLLGSPVVV, encoded by the coding sequence ATGACCACGAACAATCCCACCATCATTCAGGGCGGCATGGGCGTCGGCGTATCCGGTTGGCGTCTGGCGCGTGCCGTGGCGCAGGCCGGACAGCTCGGCGTTGTCTCCGGCACCGCCCTGCCCCTCGTCCTCGCCCGTCAGCTCCAGCTCGGTGATCCCGACGGCGACCTGGCCCGCGCCGCCGTCCGCTTTCCGCGTCCCGATGTTGTTGAGCGCGTGTGGTCCGCTTATTTTGTGCCCGGCGGGAAACCCACCGACGCCCCGTTCAAGGCCGTGCCGATGCCCAGCCTGCACCCGAGCCAGGCTTTCCTCGATCTCGCGGTGCTTGCCGCCTTCGTCGAGGTGGCGCTCGCCAAGGAAGGTCACGCCGGTCCGGTCGGCATCAACCTGCTGGAGAAAATCCAGACGCCGACCCTGCCCACGCTATTCGGCGCCATGCTGGCCGGGGTGGACTATGTGCTGATGGGCGCCGGCATTCCGCGCGCAATCCCGGGCGTGCTAGACGGCCTCGCCCGCGGCGAATCCGTCGAACTCAAGCTGGACATCACCGGCGCGCTCGAAACCGACGACTGCCAGAGCCGTTTCGATCCGCGCCCCTACCTCGGTTCCGCACCCCCGGCCCGCCCGCGTTTCCTGCCGATCATTTCCTCCGCCACGCTCGCCCTCACTCTCGCCCGCAAGTCCAACGGCCGCGTGGACGGCTTCGTCGTCGAAGGCCCGCTGGCCGGCGGGCACAACGCCCCGCCCCGCGGCGCGCTCACGCTCACCGAGAGCGGCGAGCCCATCTATGGCCCGCGCGACGTGCCCGAGCTACCGAAGATCCGCGACCTCGGGCTGCCCTTCTGGCTCGCCGGCTCCTGCGCGGACCCCGGCAAACTCGCCGAGGCCCGCGCGGCTGGCGCAGCCGGCGTGCAGGTGGGCACGGCCTTCGCCTTTTGCGAGGAGTCCGGCCTGCTGCCCGATCTCAAACGCAAGGTCTGCGCCCTCAGCCGCTCCCTCGGCGCGCTCAAGGTCCGCACCGATCCCCGCGCCTCGCCGACCGGTTTCCCGTTCAAGGTTCTGCAGCTGCTCGGCACACTCTCTGACGAAGTGCGCGTCGCGGCCCGCGAGCGCATCTGCGATCTCGGCTACCTGCGCGAACTCTACCGCAAGCCCGACGGCTCCGTCGGCTACCGCTGCGCGGGCGAGCCGGTCGAGGACTACGTCCGCAAAGGTGGAACCGTGGAGGACACCCAAGGCCGTCTGTGCCTCTGCAACGGACTCATGGCCAACATCGGCCTCGGCCAGCTGCGCTTCGGCAAAGCCGAGGACCCGCTGATCACCGCCGGCGACGATGTCGCCAACCTCGCGCGCTTCCTGCCCGCCGGTATCGACTCCTACCGCGCCGCCGACGTGATCCGCTGGCTGCTGGGTTCGCCGGTGGTGGTCTAA
- a CDS encoding tRNA threonylcarbamoyladenosine dehydratase has product MDLPEDYLQRFGGLGRLYGMAALPRLQAAHVAVIGVGGVGSWTVEGLARSGIGALTLIDLDDVCVTNVNRQLPALDGNIGRPKVVALAERVRLINPACRVTTVTEFFTAESAARLLATRCDWVVDCIDKVSNKALVLAECVKRGQPVVTVGGAGGKRDATRIRTGDLGGAHGDDLLKLVRRKLRRDHGFAKGEGNDYGIPCVSSQEKPVYPWANGTCATEPEPGSNLQLDCASGFGTAVFVTAAFGLAASGEVVKRVAAG; this is encoded by the coding sequence ATGGATTTACCTGAGGACTACCTGCAGCGATTCGGCGGACTGGGCCGGCTTTACGGCATGGCGGCGTTGCCGCGTCTGCAGGCGGCGCATGTCGCCGTGATCGGTGTCGGCGGCGTGGGCTCGTGGACCGTGGAGGGGCTGGCGCGCTCGGGCATCGGGGCGCTCACCCTGATCGACCTCGACGATGTGTGCGTGACCAACGTCAATCGCCAGCTGCCCGCGCTCGACGGCAACATCGGCCGCCCGAAGGTCGTGGCCTTAGCCGAGCGCGTGCGGTTGATCAACCCGGCGTGCCGGGTGACGACGGTCACGGAGTTTTTCACGGCGGAGTCGGCGGCGCGGCTGCTGGCGACGCGTTGTGACTGGGTCGTGGACTGCATCGACAAGGTGTCCAACAAGGCGCTCGTGCTGGCGGAGTGCGTGAAGCGCGGGCAGCCGGTCGTCACCGTTGGCGGAGCCGGCGGCAAGCGCGACGCCACGCGCATCCGCACGGGCGACCTGGGCGGCGCGCACGGTGACGACCTGCTGAAGCTCGTGCGCCGGAAGCTGCGGCGCGACCACGGCTTCGCGAAGGGCGAGGGCAACGACTACGGCATCCCCTGCGTGTCCTCGCAGGAGAAACCGGTTTACCCGTGGGCCAACGGCACATGTGCGACCGAGCCCGAGCCGGGCTCCAACCTCCAGCTCGACTGCGCGAGCGGTTTCGGCACGGCGGTGTTTGTCACGGCCGCCTTCGGTCTCGCCGCGTCCGGCGAGGTGGTGAAGCGCGTGGCGGCAGGGTAG
- a CDS encoding NAD-dependent malic enzyme: protein MKNYRHGKRGADLLHDPLLNKGTAFTDNERSVLGLRGLLPPRIHTQAEQVTRVLESFRRKTTDLEKYIYLISLQERNETLFYRVVMDHLDEMMPIIYTPTVGQACQRWGYIFRRSRGLYITAADRGRIVQLLRNWPYPDVRMIVVTDGERILGLGDLGANGMGIPVGKLSLYTACAGVHPAQCLPVMIDVGTNNEPLRNDPLYLGTPAPRLRGPKYDELLEEFVQAVHQMFPQACLQFEDFGNANAFALLHRYEDRVCCFNDDIQGTASVTLAGLCSAARLSGVKLRDMRILFYGAGEAGIGIGDLVVDALKAEGIGEPAARRQCWFVDSKGLVVQSRTDLVSHKLRFAHEHPPVQDLGAAIEAIKPHALIGVSGMAAAFTEDVVRAMGRINPRPVVFALSNPTSKAECTAEQAYTWTGGRAIFASGSPFAPVTLDGQVHVPGQGNNAYIFPGVGLGILASQSTRVTNEMFLVAAQTLAGLVTPKDLAQGRVYPELARIREVSAAIAIAVAGNAFDRGLTRQIRPDDLAGLIRECMYQPDYENYV, encoded by the coding sequence ATGAAAAACTACCGTCATGGCAAACGCGGCGCGGACCTGCTCCACGATCCGCTCCTCAACAAGGGCACCGCCTTCACCGACAACGAGCGCAGCGTCCTCGGCCTGCGTGGCCTCCTTCCGCCGCGCATTCACACCCAGGCCGAACAGGTCACGCGCGTCCTCGAGAGCTTCCGGCGCAAGACCACGGACCTCGAAAAATACATCTACCTCATCTCCCTGCAGGAGCGGAACGAAACCCTCTTCTACCGCGTGGTCATGGACCACCTCGACGAGATGATGCCGATCATCTACACGCCGACCGTCGGCCAGGCCTGCCAGCGCTGGGGCTACATCTTCCGCCGCTCCCGTGGCCTTTACATCACCGCCGCGGACCGCGGCCGGATCGTGCAGCTGTTGCGCAACTGGCCCTACCCGGACGTGCGCATGATTGTCGTCACCGACGGCGAGCGCATCCTCGGCCTCGGCGACCTCGGGGCCAACGGCATGGGCATCCCTGTCGGCAAGCTCTCGCTCTACACCGCCTGCGCGGGCGTCCATCCGGCCCAGTGCCTGCCCGTTATGATCGACGTCGGCACCAACAACGAACCGCTGCGCAATGACCCGCTCTACCTCGGCACGCCCGCGCCGCGTCTCCGTGGACCGAAATACGACGAATTGCTCGAGGAGTTTGTGCAGGCCGTGCATCAGATGTTCCCGCAGGCCTGCCTGCAGTTCGAGGATTTCGGCAACGCCAACGCCTTTGCGCTGCTCCACCGGTACGAAGACCGGGTCTGCTGCTTCAACGACGATATCCAGGGCACGGCCAGCGTGACTCTCGCGGGCCTCTGCTCTGCCGCCCGCCTTTCCGGCGTGAAACTGCGGGACATGCGCATCCTGTTCTACGGTGCCGGTGAGGCCGGCATCGGTATCGGCGACCTGGTCGTGGACGCCCTCAAGGCCGAGGGCATCGGCGAACCCGCCGCCCGCCGCCAGTGCTGGTTCGTGGACTCCAAGGGTCTGGTGGTGCAGTCCCGCACCGATTTGGTCTCACACAAGCTGCGCTTCGCCCACGAACATCCGCCCGTGCAGGATCTCGGCGCCGCGATCGAGGCGATCAAGCCGCACGCCTTGATCGGCGTCTCGGGCATGGCCGCAGCCTTCACCGAGGACGTCGTGCGCGCCATGGGGCGAATCAACCCGCGACCCGTCGTCTTTGCGCTCTCCAACCCGACCTCGAAGGCCGAGTGCACCGCCGAGCAGGCCTACACGTGGACCGGCGGACGCGCCATCTTCGCCAGCGGCAGCCCCTTCGCCCCGGTTACGCTCGACGGGCAGGTGCATGTGCCCGGTCAGGGCAACAACGCCTACATTTTCCCCGGGGTGGGCCTCGGCATCCTGGCCAGTCAGTCCACCCGCGTGACCAACGAGATGTTCCTCGTCGCGGCGCAGACCCTGGCCGGCCTCGTCACACCCAAGGACCTGGCCCAAGGCCGGGTTTACCCGGAGCTGGCACGCATCCGCGAAGTCTCCGCGGCCATCGCCATCGCCGTGGCCGGCAACGCCTTCGACCGCGGTCTCACCCGGCAGATCCGGCCCGACGATCTCGCCGGGCTGATCCGGGAATGCATGTATCAGCCCGACTACGAGAACTACGTCTGA
- a CDS encoding AAA family ATPase has protein sequence MSEPKRIAVYGPESTGKTELATRLATHFRAPLVAEYARERWDAQGALTLEDMLPVAKEQWRREDEAVAKAERLVICDTDALTTMLWSDLLYGTTPDELRREAEKRCKNYALYLLLDIDVPFSPDPQRCFPDPADRGKAMRIWRGALDRRGLPYVLIRGDWAGRERAAIAAVRARLAVGPNHEGSGGL, from the coding sequence ATGTCTGAGCCCAAACGCATCGCCGTCTACGGCCCGGAGTCCACCGGCAAGACCGAGCTGGCCACGAGGCTCGCGACGCATTTCCGCGCGCCACTGGTCGCCGAGTATGCGCGCGAGCGTTGGGACGCACAGGGCGCGCTGACGCTCGAGGACATGCTGCCGGTCGCGAAGGAACAGTGGCGGCGCGAGGACGAGGCCGTGGCGAAGGCGGAGCGGCTCGTCATCTGCGACACCGACGCGCTCACAACCATGCTTTGGAGCGATCTTCTCTACGGCACGACGCCCGACGAACTGCGACGCGAGGCGGAGAAACGGTGCAAAAACTACGCGCTCTACCTGCTGCTCGACATAGACGTGCCGTTCTCGCCGGATCCGCAGCGGTGCTTTCCCGATCCGGCCGACCGGGGAAAGGCGATGCGCATCTGGCGCGGCGCGCTCGACCGGCGCGGTTTGCCCTACGTGCTCATTCGCGGCGACTGGGCCGGGCGCGAACGCGCGGCCATCGCGGCGGTGCGGGCGCGGTTAGCCGTCGGCCCGAACCACGAAGGTAGCGGCGGTCTGTGA
- the pnuC gene encoding nicotinamide riboside transporter PnuC, whose translation MSGGEILGTVLGVLGVWLMIRQNIWGWPVGLVQVTVYAWVFYGAKLYSDAILQVLFFVIQAYGWWHWLNNQHTAAHSELPVTRLKGAALTRWLALGAVATDGWGTFMQRTTDAALPHWDAFILVFSLIAQWLQARKKLECWPGWLVVNTVAIGVYWVKDLYLTAGLYVIFWLMAVWGWREWARTVGPVSDRPGQSKTGPTQG comes from the coding sequence ATGAGCGGCGGGGAAATCCTCGGCACGGTGCTGGGCGTGCTCGGCGTCTGGCTCATGATCCGGCAGAACATCTGGGGCTGGCCGGTCGGCCTGGTGCAGGTGACGGTCTATGCGTGGGTGTTTTACGGGGCAAAACTTTACTCCGATGCCATCCTGCAGGTGTTATTCTTTGTTATCCAAGCCTATGGCTGGTGGCATTGGCTGAACAACCAGCACACGGCCGCGCACAGCGAGCTGCCCGTGACCCGGCTCAAGGGAGCGGCGCTCACCCGCTGGCTGGCCCTCGGCGCGGTGGCGACGGACGGTTGGGGCACCTTCATGCAGCGCACGACCGACGCCGCGCTGCCGCATTGGGATGCGTTCATCCTCGTGTTCAGCCTGATTGCGCAGTGGCTGCAGGCGCGGAAAAAACTCGAATGCTGGCCCGGCTGGCTCGTGGTCAACACGGTGGCGATCGGGGTCTATTGGGTGAAGGACCTGTACCTGACCGCCGGGCTCTACGTCATTTTCTGGCTGATGGCCGTCTGGGGCTGGCGCGAGTGGGCGCGGACGGTGGGGCCGGTCTCCGACCGGCCCGGCCAGTCAAAGACTGGCCCTACTCAAGGCTGA
- a CDS encoding disulfide bond chaperone: MSDAQNHEPNGTEVTVDFIRYRNVLLVQADLGPLLVDYYLHLADHKLRHAPEHDALLKQALVAFTLHGASRPRNEHFAWTLGLQEPRLNLFLAGDNEDCIVAARLFTENVREAPHNVFYGEMMPSRSAEKRRSVVNFEEADIFRAAEAFYTGSEQRLARFFELGDDRYAFLVSHPDCDEAWLRSVDTEEVRTLARTQTLARIERRLYRWHCGCKQSRILNALAPAARADLPGLFGDSELIHVQCPRCAATHTITREAMEAWLDGSARAS, from the coding sequence ATGTCCGACGCCCAGAACCACGAGCCGAATGGCACCGAAGTCACGGTGGATTTCATCCGTTACCGCAACGTCCTGCTCGTGCAGGCCGACCTTGGGCCGCTGTTGGTGGACTACTACCTGCACCTCGCCGACCACAAGCTGCGGCACGCGCCGGAGCACGACGCGCTCCTCAAGCAGGCGCTGGTGGCCTTCACGCTCCACGGCGCCTCGCGCCCGCGCAATGAGCACTTCGCCTGGACCCTCGGGCTGCAGGAACCGCGGCTGAACCTGTTTCTCGCCGGGGACAACGAGGACTGCATCGTGGCGGCCCGGCTCTTCACCGAGAACGTCCGCGAGGCACCGCACAACGTTTTCTACGGCGAAATGATGCCGTCCCGCAGCGCGGAAAAACGCCGCAGCGTGGTGAACTTCGAGGAGGCCGACATTTTCCGTGCCGCCGAGGCCTTCTACACCGGCAGCGAGCAGCGATTGGCGCGATTTTTCGAGCTGGGTGACGACCGTTATGCCTTCCTCGTGTCGCATCCGGACTGTGACGAGGCCTGGTTGCGCAGCGTGGACACCGAGGAGGTGCGGACGCTGGCGCGGACCCAGACGCTGGCGCGCATCGAGCGCCGCCTCTACCGCTGGCACTGCGGTTGCAAGCAGAGCCGCATCCTCAACGCGCTCGCGCCGGCGGCGCGCGCGGACCTGCCCGGGCTTTTCGGCGACAGCGAGCTGATCCATGTGCAGTGTCCGCGTTGCGCCGCGACCCACACCATCACCCGCGAGGCGATGGAGGCCTGGCTCGACGGCTCCGCCCGGGCGTCATGA
- a CDS encoding glycosyltransferase family 2 protein has product MSAAPSVSVLLPVRNGLPALARAVTSVRVQSWGDWELIAVDDGSTDGTSEWLRAAARADARIKLVAQPARGLVTALHAGCAAAQGRFIARMDADDECHPERLAAQVELFERNPEIGVASCLVGFGGDRQANAGYALYVDWLNSLVTPEQIALNRFIESPLAHPSVLFRRELLERHGGYRDGDFPEDYELWLRWLEAGVRMAKVPRELLIWHDTPGRLSRSDPRYDPEAFFRVKAAYLAQHVVRLGRREVWIWGAGRPTRKRAAHLEAHGLKIVGYVDIDARKTGKAVAGVPVVSPEELPEPGAVFLLGYVAKRGAREDTRSRLARRGWHEGRDFLMGA; this is encoded by the coding sequence GTGTCCGCCGCCCCTTCGGTTTCCGTGCTCCTGCCCGTGCGCAACGGGCTACCCGCGCTCGCCCGGGCCGTGACGAGCGTCCGGGTGCAGTCCTGGGGCGACTGGGAACTGATCGCGGTGGACGACGGATCGACCGACGGGACAAGCGAGTGGCTGCGCGCGGCGGCCCGGGCCGACGCGCGGATAAAGCTGGTGGCGCAGCCCGCCCGCGGCTTGGTGACGGCGCTCCACGCGGGTTGTGCGGCCGCGCAGGGGCGGTTCATCGCCCGGATGGATGCCGATGACGAGTGCCACCCGGAGCGTCTGGCCGCGCAGGTGGAGTTGTTCGAGCGGAACCCGGAAATCGGCGTGGCCTCGTGTCTCGTGGGCTTCGGGGGCGACCGGCAGGCGAACGCCGGTTATGCGCTGTATGTGGACTGGTTGAACTCGCTGGTGACGCCGGAGCAGATCGCGTTGAACCGTTTCATCGAGTCGCCGTTGGCGCACCCGAGCGTGCTGTTCCGGCGCGAATTGCTGGAGCGGCATGGCGGGTACCGCGACGGAGATTTTCCCGAGGACTACGAACTCTGGCTGCGCTGGCTGGAGGCCGGGGTGCGGATGGCCAAGGTGCCGCGCGAGCTGCTCATCTGGCACGATACGCCCGGGCGGTTGTCGCGGTCCGATCCGCGTTACGACCCCGAGGCGTTCTTCCGGGTGAAAGCGGCGTACCTGGCGCAGCACGTGGTTCGCCTGGGCCGGCGGGAAGTCTGGATCTGGGGCGCCGGCCGGCCCACCCGCAAGCGCGCGGCGCATCTGGAGGCGCACGGGCTGAAAATTGTCGGCTACGTCGACATTGACGCCCGGAAGACCGGCAAGGCGGTCGCTGGCGTGCCGGTGGTTTCCCCGGAGGAACTGCCGGAGCCCGGCGCGGTGTTCTTGCTCGGCTATGTGGCCAAGCGCGGGGCGCGGGAGGACACCCGCAGCCGGCTGGCCCGGCGCGGTTGGCACGAGGGCCGGGACTTCCTGATGGGCGCTTAG